Below is a window of Virgibacillus sp. NKC19-3 DNA.
TGCTTGCAAAACAAACTGGGGTTGATATTTTATTTATCCCTACCGTACGTGAAATGTATCCGAATCAAATGCTTATTCGCATGTCTGTTGAAGCGCGTACCGATGTGTTATGCGGGCGCTCTCGACCAGGGCACTTTGACGGCGTTATTACCGTGTTAACTAAATTATTTCATATCATTCAGCCTAACAGAACTTATTTTGGTCTGAAAGATGCACAGCAAGTTGCCGTCGTTGATGCACTTATTATTTCTTTAAATTTTCCAATCGAATTAATCGGAATAGAAACTATAAGAGAACAAGATGGCTTAGCAAAAAGCAGTAGAAATGTTCATCTAAACAATGAAGAGCGAAATGAGGCTGTATGGATATATAAAGCGTTAATGAAAGGCCAGCAGTTAGTCGTTGACGGAGAGAAAAATCCCGCTATCGTTGTTAACGAAGTTAAAAATGTGCTTCGGGAGCATACATCTGGGACTATTGATTATGTCGAATTGGTTAGTTATCCGCGTCTCACGCCGATCATTGCAATCAATGAGCAAGTCATACTAGCAACCGCAGTGAAATTTAGAAAAGCCAGGTTAATCGATAACCTTCTATTAAATGAAAACGGAGAAATCGTGAATCAGTATCTGCAGGAGGGAATTTAATGTTTCACAGATGAAGGGCGAGATTCACTACGGAGCAAGTAACAGAAACAAATCGGAAGTGTAACAGTAGACCAACCTCTATGGGAACAAGTTGATATTTTGCCACACGAAAAGTACAATTTGTAAATAATAACAATGTGCCTTCTGGAAACCTATGTGGCTCCAAGATAGGCTCTAGAATTGAGATATCATTATAACTGTCTCTTGTACATTCGTTTCCAATGAAGAGTTAACATCCTATAAACCAAAAGTTGCAATCATGAATGAGGCAAAGAAAATAGAGCAACTTATTGAACAAGAACCTCCATCAATGAAAATGTAGGTACAAGGTGTAAAGCTCTTATCAAAAATAAGTGATAAGAGTTTTATTTTTAAAGGATAAGAAAGTTAGGTGGAAGCCATGGATAAATATGTCGTAATTGACCTTGAGACTACCGGAAATTCTCCGGTAAAAGGAGATAAGATCGTCGAGGTTGGCATTGTTGTAATTGAAGATGATAAAATAACTGATCATTATACCACCTTACTTCATCCAAACAAAGCCATTCCTCCATTTATTTCCAATTTGACCGGAATTTTTGACGAAGATATTGCTGAGGCTCCAACATTTGAAGAAAAAGCAGAAGAAATAGCTGCCATCTTTCGCGGTGGATATTTAATTGCTCATAATGTTCCTTTTGATTTAGGCTTTTTAAATAAAGAACTTGAAAATAATGGGGAAAAGCCGTTAACCAATCCGGTTTTAGATACGGTAGAGCTTGCGCGCATTTTATATCCAAGAGCACCGAGTTATAAACTTTGGCAATTAACAAGGTATCTGGAAATATATCACGAAGATCCTCATCGTGCTTTATCAGATGCCTATGTTACCGCAAAATTATTTTTAAAACTGAAAGAAAAGTTGTCTTCTTTACCATATGAAACAATAGATCATTTATTAAAACTGGAGAAAATGCTGAAGTCTGATGTGAACCAATTATTAACGAAGAGACATAAGGAATTGGCGTTTTCCGTAAATGCTGATGAAATTGTCACATACAGAGGACTTGCATTTAAACATGCAGAAATGG
It encodes the following:
- the panC gene encoding pantoate--beta-alanine ligase, with protein sequence MEIIRSVEKVKNQCSDLIKQDKQIGFVATMGFFHEGHLNLMTQAKKENDIVVASIFVNPLQFGPNEDYENYPRDEEHDILLAKQTGVDILFIPTVREMYPNQMLIRMSVEARTDVLCGRSRPGHFDGVITVLTKLFHIIQPNRTYFGLKDAQQVAVVDALIISLNFPIELIGIETIREQDGLAKSSRNVHLNNEERNEAVWIYKALMKGQQLVVDGEKNPAIVVNEVKNVLREHTSGTIDYVELVSYPRLTPIIAINEQVILATAVKFRKARLIDNLLLNENGEIVNQYLQEGI